CCAACTTTAGTATTTCTGATCACCGGAGAACCTCCCTATGGGTTCTATCGGAAGCGAGGCTCTGAGTACCGCTTTCGACCCGAAGGAATTCCCACGCTTACACCCCGCTTACAAGCGGTGCTGGAACAAGCCACTCACCCGAAAGCAAGCGATCGCTACCAAACAGCCCTAGAATTGGCACAAGCGTTGGCTAGGTGTCTTTAGTCGATTGCTCTTCGCCTATCAGTCTTTATTTATCAATCTTCGTCCCAAGCTTCAACCTCTAATAGGTCGTTGACTGGATCTTGCATAGTGAAGTCGTAAGCTTGGAGTTCTTGCTTCCAGTAGGGCCACTCGTCGCCATAAAGA
This region of Trichocoleus desertorum NBK24 genomic DNA includes:
- a CDS encoding DUF4327 family protein: MNQQVIQPMVKLQRQVRSLVESNLIKPTDSIWKIAFLYGDEWPYWKQELQAYDFTMQDPVNDLLEVEAWDED